Proteins co-encoded in one Bacillota bacterium genomic window:
- a CDS encoding phosphoenolpyruvate hydrolase family protein, whose protein sequence is MTREEALRRLRAEVAAGRPVIGAGAGTGISAKFAEKGGVDLIIIYNSGRYRMAGRGSLAGLMPYGDANAIVMEMAREVLPVVEETPVLAGVCGTDPFRLMDVFLREVKEAGFTGVQNFPTVGLIDGVFRQNLEETGMGFDLEVEMIRKAHELDLLTCPYVFDEEQARAMAKAGADVLVPHMGLTAKGSIGARTVLTLEEAARRVQAMHDAAKEVNPDILVLCHGGPIAEPEDAQYVLQHTRGVAGFFGASS, encoded by the coding sequence ATCACGCGCGAGGAAGCGCTTCGGCGACTGCGCGCCGAGGTGGCGGCCGGCCGCCCCGTCATCGGCGCCGGAGCCGGCACCGGCATTTCGGCCAAGTTCGCCGAGAAGGGCGGCGTCGACCTGATCATCATCTACAACTCCGGCCGTTACCGCATGGCCGGTCGCGGCTCGTTGGCCGGCCTGATGCCCTACGGCGACGCCAACGCCATCGTCATGGAGATGGCGCGCGAGGTGCTTCCCGTCGTGGAAGAGACTCCTGTCCTGGCGGGCGTCTGCGGAACCGACCCCTTCCGGTTGATGGACGTCTTCCTCCGGGAGGTGAAGGAGGCGGGCTTCACCGGCGTCCAGAACTTTCCCACGGTGGGCCTGATCGACGGCGTCTTCCGCCAGAACCTGGAGGAGACCGGCATGGGCTTCGACCTGGAGGTCGAGATGATCCGGAAGGCGCACGAGCTCGACCTCCTCACCTGCCCCTACGTCTTCGACGAGGAGCAGGCGCGCGCCATGGCGAAGGCCGGCGCGGACGTGCTGGTGCCGCACATGGGTCTCACGGCCAAGGGCTCCATCGGGGCGCGGACCGTCCTCACCCTCGAGGAGGCGGCCCGCCGCGTCCAGGCCATGCACGACGCGGCCAAGGAAGTCAACCCCGACATCCTCGTCCTCTGCCACGGCGGCCCCATCGCCGAACCGGAGGACGCGCAGTACGTGCTCCAGCACACCCGGGGCGTCGCCGGCTTCTTCGGCGCCTCCTC